TTACTATTCATCATATTACAGACTGGcattacatataatatatatgtatgtatgtagacttcaattaatgatttagcgAAGCGAATATTtatgcatattttttttttttacattacttcatctcatttatgtatttttaaaactctACTGAAGCGTAGGCGGTTACACATTTCATGCAATCAGCAGACGATTTATATCTTCTACAGAAAGGTTTTTTAacggaaaataaaataaatgaaaataaaaattacgccGGCGGACATAGATGAAGCCatgaagaaaataatgaatgatataatatatacatgaCAGTAATAAATGCAGTTGTATTTTAAAACCATGCAgaaataagaataagcagaAAAGtagttgaataaaaataattaaaaataaaaacgttaCCCTGAGACTGGAACGTCGTCTATCGATAGTGTTTaagctgttgttgttgttgatgGTGccgttgttgttgttattgttgttggcGGCCATGTGGAGAGCGGAGAGAGAGCTCTGGTGATGTTGGAGATGCAGAGGCCGACTTCCACGGCCAAGACTTCCTCCAGCGCTCATGGTGCTCATCGGCCTTGCTCCGGTGTGGTTCCTCGGGACAACCTCCAGCTGACTTctacacacacccacacattCTCATGCtcgcttttaattttttcattaactaGTGTTTAGCACCGACAATACATCGCAACACACACACGTATTTATGTAATTAGTAAATAGTAGttggattttttaagttttttggAGACTTTTTTCAATAGCTGCTCTTCATGGacattatttttcacataaattattttattattaaatattaatcttgtttaaaattttctgataataaataaatttatttttactgttaattttaattttagtgatTAAAAACTCTAGAGTCTATAAGCCAGTTAATTgtctataaaattctaaaactattaaaaaaataaaattctaaacaaGATTCAcattactaaataataaaatatatatctaattatagttataaaatatctaGTTACAacataaatatacatacacaAGCATTTTGtgctttaaatataaaaaaagttcatttaCTGGGCTCTAATGATCCTCGGTTTCAATTAGActtttagtttataatttttttataatatttttattatttttcatttaaactaATTACGTTTTTGACATTAGAGCCAAATAAGATGTTAGACGAAACATTTAACAGTCAGTAATTTTGAATGGCaaataaatatctataatAATGCACAGTAGTATAATCCATGAtcgtgttttaattttttatctagttcgcttttgattttaattggataaaaattttgccgcatagaaaaaaaaaaattggaaaatgaTCAAGGATAATACCACAGTTTACTAAGAAAAATTAGTGCTGTACATAGCGCAGTGCAGTGCAGGCAGCGGCTGTGGGCTACGGCTCacctaaattcaattttatttaccgatttaataaatttttcatcaatagaTATTGTTTACTGAACGgcaattactattttattatttattatttttttgatttattatccATTAATCGAGTGGACTGCAgaccaaattaattaattaacacattaatcaataaaatgaaaagaattcaaagttatttaaacaataaaaataatataaatgtttGTATATGTACATATCATGTCGGCTGTAACTGTATCGTATTTACGTGTGTGTATTACTGGTAATGACGGAGTAAATAtcgtgtaataataattataatgactaatctaattaaatttacaatataatCACGTTTCGATTaaacttcaatatttatacacatataattttgatttatcataataataattaaattaaatatcatatttatataataataatatttgatcTTATTTTATCAGATATTATCTGATTTTATTCAGTGACATTGCAATGCAAATAAAGCTgctttatttgaatttttatcactATGTAACAATGgcaaaatttatactttttttttggcgAATGTGACATcggttttttattaatatttatttcggTATTCGCGGAAGCATTGGTGAATGTACATTcgtgaaataaaaatgagatACGTGTTGTGACCGATtctaaaaatatgtaattaattgGTATTGATTTTCGATGACCTACATTAATTAACTCCGcggttttaataattaattgtcaatgaataagttaaatttatttgtgaccgactttaaatatatttgtttatattacaCGGTAAAGAATAATCAATgctgaatatttatttttttttcatattttttataatttcgaagaataataaggaaaattttttaaagcaatcAAAGCTTTATTTTGACcttggatttttaaaattttaaaattattctacaAACTTGTTTTATCAGAAATCgaactatatttttatgagttcaagaatttttatttttgataaattttgttatgattaaaatttcgaGCATTGAACTTTTAAAATCAGAATATTTGTCTAtgcataaatttaataaaatttcaactcTGATGAAGCAATATTATTATCAGAAATTcgaataattacatttttaattaagtgtTATTGACTAAATTTTGtacaagtaaatttttgttatatttgaATCAATATATCATCAagtaaactatttattttaccaaaatttcaattttattatctgaaatttttaaatcgctgacctaaatttattttttaacatattaaaaaaagaaaaattcttgttgaaaatatttctcttagtgtaattatttttgcatttttaaaattcgcCGGACTTTTATAATAACTCGTTACTATAACAGACAAATATTTGAGCTTAAATATTAGCAAAGTATTACAACTATCGCCGTTGCTGTTTgagtaaaacaaaaaagataCCGGCTGAGATGTATCATTTATAGCTCGGCAAATATGAACAACGGAATTTGAAACAAGAGTAACCTACAGCGGAAGTTTTAACGGAAACCCTGAGGAATTAAGGAGTAATAATGGAGGTAGTTGCCTACAGCAACGATATGTATcaaatgtatacatatataaaggATTGTAATCGTAAACTGAATCCCGGTAGTAGTTTTAGATACAAGTAAGTTGATCTGAAGCCATTGTAATAGTGCTAGGAGCCTTTTTCTCGGTTCTCATCGGTCTTCTCCTTGTTTTATACCTACCTATACATTGCAGAGTTCTTTGATTACGTACATAAGCTGTGAGTATGCTCAATTCCCTACAACCCTCTACTTTCTCAACTTTTTTTCGGCTCGAccatttgaatttatttctcTTTTCCTTCACTTCTTTTCTCTCAACTTGTAACTCGTAACTCTTAACTCTGTACTTTCTTCAACACTCGGAATTCTTTTGATAAAATCATCCCAACTAAGTTGAAAAATAACTCGAAATAATTCTGTTTAAGTACGGCCGGGAATTGTTTTCTTTACGTGcgctaattttttacttttttgaatACTCCAGAAACAAATTTCATCCAGCCTTTAGttagaattttcttttttttatgagagaaataaaatggtaaagaaattaaaaaaatagtgataaATGCTTAAGAATGAGGTGTAATGAAGactgatttaaaataatttgtcttAGGAGGCAAGGAAGACAAACGAGGGTCTAATATCCATGCATTAACGTTCATTGTCGTCGCACCGGGACGTTATTGCACATGATATTGTTGGTATAGCATCTAATGAGTAATCAACACAATATGCTGTTGATTGAGATTGAGAATTGATTGGCCCGAATAGAGCACTGTGAATTAGTAACTAATGTCACATATCGatacatacacatatatattatgtattatagatatatgtatatgtatctGTATGTATTTGACAGAACGAGTGCCGATTAATGTGCGTTGTCCATTGTTCCTTCTGGATGACAGTAGATTGAGTACCTTGCTGGAAGAACGAGTCCTTCTAGCTCAGCTGTCAGGTGTCGGCGTATCATGTGCTTAGCTGGCGGAATTCCGAGCGCTGTCGCCATCGTGTCACCCGTAAATGAAGGCTCCAACACTACCAGTGCACCATGTACTCCAGAATcttcaagaaaattatatataataataatttaatattttattatatttttcaactacttttttttattaatataaactattcgcataaaatttaaagtattaaaaaattatattttatatttattttataaatattcaaagctgatttttatttctttaaatatgtacttaaaacttttaaaacttataaattatacGGTATGCTAAtatacaactttttttttttaactaaaaactttatgaaagtaaaacttaaagaaaaaactttaaatatttgagTACAGAAAAGCTATTTTATATTatcgatattttaaaaataaaaatttgattaatagtcattaaaataattgctatcaaataaataaatataccttTGAGATTGTCTGCGTACTCAGCCAAGTCGATATTCCTCGCCCATCTAATAAATCTTTGATTAGTCCAAACTAATGGGTCCTCATCGACTTGCTCTGACTGATGCCTCCTAACAGCCAATGCctgtaataattattctcgataaatatttataaaataaattaaaataatgacaGATAATCCGGATAACACAACTGACAATAACTTTAACCCgattatgtaaaatatatacagTCGGATTTAAATctgattaaaagttaaaagcTCAAAAGCTTCGATACGTTAAGAACTTGgtacataatttataatttaaacgatGCAATaggataataattatttgactaattaattaaattataagtaCCTGTCTATCATACTTGAGCATTCTCAGTAAATTAATTCCATGCATAATACTTGCTTGGTGAAATTTCCGCGTAACACCAAGCAACTTTTCAAGCTCCTTCTTAACAACATGATCCAGCATTCGCGCGTCAACCATGTTTGTCGCAAAGCTCTCGGAGTATTGAGCGAGTCCTAAGTCTGGTAACCACTCAGAACTAACCCAAGTATGACCAAGTTGTGCAATGCACGGATAACGAACGAGACTTGGATGACGATGTTCTTCAATAGCAAGTCGGAGTTTCTTCCTGTGAAGTGGATGCGTTATACCGAGACCTGCTTCTAGTTCAGCGTCGTTCAACTCTAACAATACCTAAGAAAAGTTTCATTGTTcgttgattattaataataataattttaataaaatagaaaataaataataaaatataatacctTTCCAGACTTAATATTTTCAGCGCATCTTGGTCCATACTGTGGCATTCCAAGAGCGACCTCAAGCCAAGCAAGCACGGTGGGTGCCCGCCAGCGCTCCATTGGTATGGTAGCAGCCTCTCTGAGTAATCTCAACTTCTCAGCGTAGCCTTCCTCGGTGAGGGGCGACCAGGATCTGTATGGATCGAAGGCTTCCGGGCCCTCGTTTCCGGCGCTCCCGCTCACAGAACTGTTTATCGTTTTCCGGTGACGCGAGCGTGCGAAAACCCTTCAAACGAAACGTAATGACTATTATAAAGTACCCCAgactatatataattttattttgttttgtcgACGCCCCTTCGTCCTGACAAACTACTTCGCCGCTTTATCCATCTATGTACTATACCATTAATGACGGTGTAAGGACGTTTGTTTGCCAATCTCAAAGAGAGTGCTGTCGGTTGAGTGCTATTAGTATTTAATCAAATGCCTATTTAATTAAGCGGTTTACGagcgattttaattttacttcttaatttaatcattattttatttatttcaaataaacatctagtgaatttttttgttttaatttaatgctattttgataaatttattacttgaaaattatttcccagaaaaataataaagaaagattaaattaaatttattgtcattatAATAACTAGAAATTTGAGATAAAGGGACAAATAAATGATGGAGATACTGCTTTGTACCCGCTTGTGATATTGTCTTAAGTCGGTTTAAGCTATTCACATCGAATTTGTTCACAGAACGTTAAAGAGATAAATGCACACTTATAAagcttaataattataatattgctGTTCGACAAGATGCTGGTAGAAAATTTTGAGCTTGCTTTAGCACTTAAAGCTTATTAACTTATTTTAGACGTTCTAATTATCTAGCATTAAACtcaattatcattatcatcattataattattattattttataaaattgaggcAATTAGTGAAAACAAACCGAAACAAAACTCGTTACTAAcgtattacaaaattaaattttaagtttattattgAGTGAAGTTAATTTCACTGAAAAAGCAgtagtaaattataaataaaatccaaaaaattaaacccAAAAGTTTTGCTccgttataattattcattttttacgaAGAATACTTATTGAGTAAAGAATAAATTGCTGGTATAGAATAAAATACGAACGAAATCTGTTCTTTGTACCTGGAAATAGATCCCCAGGGCCCGCCTCTTGTCGCAGATGAGCGTACGTGAGCGACAGGTGCTACGACAGGTGGACTCTGTTTGCATCTCCTCGGCTCAGAATCCATCGGGCTGGAGAGCTGCTCGACCGATCGCGACATCGACGATGTGTTCATTGCCCGTGAGAATGCATTTAACGGCGACAGTGTTGGACTGCAGTCTTTTGGCGTTGTTGCtgctgaaataatattttttttttttttatttaattttctatattttttttttattgattttttatttttcacaaataatTCGGTAGTAAATTTGatgagaataataataatggtaacaATAGATACTTTTTAACGATTGATGCAACATAAAGAACATACATACACTCGCGTGTTAGGATCAATACTGTTATTTTTTCATGCTCATGCTTTTCGAAAaacatttatcatttattatttactgtaacgaaatatatatttgatttttttctttttataaattttataaaagcagaacaagtaaaatattttttttttatttatggttaTGGAAAATAAATGGACTTTAGGGATAAAAATGTAgagagaaataaatttataatttatataaaaaaagcgAGGCAGAGAGTTGATAGATATAATAAGCGATGGTAAGATGACGATAACCATTAAACTGTACACTTACACTGGTACATATGTGATGGGGCTATAGAAGAGATCACGGAGATGCTGTCCATGTCGAGGCCACTTCCCTCAACAGTTATTGTCGGTGTTCCTGcgttaaatatatattctatATTGTTTATGGTGGTTATATTGTTCTGTTCtgtttgtatgtatgtatgtgataATGTTGGGCGTGAAGaatgtaataaatatgataaatttattttttaaagtgacaGTTTGAATGTAAGGATCAGAGAAAGAGAGTGAATGGTATTGAGTGGGTGTCCCGCAAAAGACAACAAGACAAGCCGAATTCGCCTTTAACGTGTTCTTTATGTTGCACCCTTGTGTTAGTTATTTCGAAAACTTGTTAATGTGAGCTGATACTCACTGgtgtgtaataaaaataactcttGATATTTTGGTAATAGTTTATTAGAGAAGAAAAAATCGTATCGATACTGACTAGCTTGATTTTGCCATAATCATactctttatttattaaaagaaagtttatataaaaattatcaatcattaattgaatctacatactgataaaaaaaaaataacttgcccagaaaaaaaggttcacttgagccaagaaaatatttttctaattattttcttgagcgaaaaaaaaatttttttttgacacaagaaatttcacttagtccaacaaaattaattctcttgtattaagaaatatgtatcttgatccaagaaaatttatttaagtcaagaaaatcttcttgtttagagaaaatttagcctcttgctccaaaaaatttagttcttgatgatttatgataatttgaattaaggaaaaattacttccaccaagaatagaatttcaagaaaaattttcacttcgGCCAACATAACGTCGGGCTTCTTTCAGgtacccgaaaattttcttgagccaagaattttgtcaagaaatttttctttctgtgtgattcaagagaaaaattcttgaaccaagaaattattcttgtttcaagtaaattttatctcttgaatcaagtttatattttttatcagtccATTCAaagatgattaaaaaaagaaatttaaaataagtctTGGttcttgttttattaattaaaactttttttcatcgttattaagaacaaaaaaatgcCTACGCAACTATTTCACCTTGACAAAATCCTCTTACTGAAGAACGACCTTTTACATAATTGTATATAGAGCATGAAAAAATTGGACAATTAATAGTGAGGAGTTATCTAGTTCTCTGTGGGAAGCTTTTAAAAGAGACTTTAATCGTGCTTTGCGTTTTCGCTCTTGTTGAAacgtaattaaatttaacctTTGGCtgtttttagttataaaaaaataatctcgtTTAAACTTCCGAGAACCTCCTCAATTACATTAAAAGAATATaccttttaattaattcatttacgACAATTATATTAGCACTTATTTATaacgtttaaaataaaaataaaatagagcaTAGTTAGAGGTAAATTGCACTAACCATCAGTGGTAGAATCTGATAAGTTCCCACCGACGCTTGTAGCACCACCGCTTTCACGATCGCTGGACCCGCGTACACCGCTATCGGCGCTGCAGCTTCCACGATCACCAGCCTGTCCAGTGCCAGATACACCCGTGCTAGTGACACTGCCTACACAGAGATCAGTCATGCCCAAGGGCGGTTGGGAGCCCAGGTGCGGGAGCAGCATTGGTACACAATTTCCAACTCCGCTGTTGCTGCAGGCACCAGGTGTTGCTGTCCCATTAACGCTGCCTCGGGGAAATGAGACGAGGGACTCCTGGTCACTCAAACACACATTTCCAATACCCCGATCCCCTAATTGCCGTTGAAgctgaataataattttttacgttatttattttagttttaaaaatttttttttaatttgaaaaattaaaaaaataataattaattaaaactagcagccttgcagtcactatttGACTGCCGTAACTGGTGAactataaaaaagtaaaattttgctctattaaataatgacttttgttaaattgcactgtactttcttaaatattgacgtttttgaaaatataagcttatcccgacgttacattcatcaagagctttcatttgagtacccacatgcattttatatatttttcatatatacatatatataatatatataaatatatgaaaaattgatgtgggtactcaaatgaaaggtctcgatgagtgtaatgtcggggtgagcttatatttttaaaaatattaatagtttacaagatacaaggtcatttcttaattattgatatttttaaagatataaactcatcttgaTGTAACGTtcaccaagagctttcatttgagtacccacatgaattttgatatatttttcatatatacatatgtatatatatgtagacTAAATCATAGTGTTAGTGTTTATacaaaaactattatttataaaagcatAGTAGCTCCACACTTCGAGTACTGCAGTTCGATAATGATAAACTATAgtcaaatgaaaataaatacactaCAAAAACTACAAAATCGAGCTGTACGTATTATATTAGAAGTAAATAGATAtacatcaattaaaaatatgctagAAACATTAGGGTGGCAATCAGTAAGACAGAGGATGATTTATAATACCTGTATATTAGTATATAAAATGGCAAATGGATTTGCACCTGATTATTTATGTGATCGTGTCATAAGAAAGAGTGAAGGCAGTCACTATGATACTAGAAATAGTTGCttgattaatgtaaaaaatactaGAACAAAAAGTGCCGAAAAAACGATTACATATTTAGGTTTTAATATGTTTAATGATTTAccaaaagaaataaaagatcAAGCAACTATTTCTGGTTTCAAGAGACTTTTAGCTGAATATATTAAGATGAAGATCGATGTTTAATGTATTGATgttgaataaattatgaccTGAGACGTATtgtatgatatatttttattttatattattaatagcggaaagttaaaattaaattaaaagacgATATGCAAatgaataaattgtaataCGAGTGAATTATATTGTAatttgtgtatatatatatatatagccaaaggctaaataaataaaccattaatattattatgtattaaaatgtcaatagttcataagatacaaggtcgtttcttagttatgttaaattgtactgtactttcttaacccGTCAGCACTCACGTTATGAGCATTTTGCTCACGCAAGTGCTAGTGAGACACTAAAATTCACGTGAGTTCTGAGGGgttaactattgacaattttaaaaatataagctcatcccgatgttacactcatcaagaactttcatttgagtatccacatgcattttgatatatttttcatatatacatatatatataatatatatatatatatatatatatatatatatatatatgaaaaattgatgtgggtactaaaatgaaaggtctcgatgagtgtaatgtcgaggtgagcttatatttataaaaatgtcaatagttcacaagatacaaggtcgtttcttaattatgtatctagagatagagctttttcgaatgcagccttaatactcatcatcataaattgactatcggtgagaatgatatgaaaccttgaaaaggcacaaattcaagtcaagatttttgcaatgacactaaatttcactaaaaaaaccgattttatcatatgactatcctggagacaaaatttttcttattctcttaataatatagataatatgAGAAAATAGAATTAGTTACTTCTTTAATAGTTGCATGAGCATGAGCAAGAGCAGCTTCTTTATCAGCGAGGCTCGCTGCTAAACTGACACTCCGGTCAGCTTCATCCCTGGCAGCTCTTAGAAGACTCCAGCGTTCACGTTCGCGTTCTCGTTCGCGTTCTTCATTCGGCAATCCACTTCCATGTTGAAGTCGTCCAAGTGTTGCTTCGTTTTCCCTCATCCGCTGAAATCAAACGGTGAGAAACCACATACGGGCAGTAACTCCATCCCAATCAAACCAACACCAAAACTATGACTACTTTTACTGGTAGTTAAGAATTAATAAAGTTAACAGGTCGTTTTATTgaggattttttaaaattcaattttgacTCTGGTACTTTTTATAAGGGCTTAAGTAATTGGAATTCACTGTGCAGATATAGTTATCAACTATCAGTATTAGTTTTAGTATTAGGCAGACTGGATGACCGGATTAATCCATTTATACCGTTATGAACAAATATTGTAACGATGTGGAAGCAGTTTATCGGGTAAAGTTAGTACGTAATGAGTTTAATGCAAACAGGTAGAGAGAAGAAACTAGAGGAAAAGAGAAGTTAAATAGTTTGGtaagttataagttataatttataacttaattattataatttgattatgtattataattaaaattgaaattataatatttttttgatgatataattattctttaaaatttttacactaaaTGAGTATTTcacatttaattgtttaattatttgagcataaaagaaattaaagaatttaaaatggAATCAAGGTATTAGGAGTATTTATCGGGTGAATTTAAATAACGATTTGCTGTTAAGATAGCTGCGCACCGGAGAATAACATACGGTTTTATTCTCATTCGGTTTAATGCTATCCATGAATAGCTGGTTGGTATTTGCTTGGGAGATAAGAGACGAAAAGTTGGGATGGAAGTTAAGCTGGGGTGGAAAATTGTCCGGACAAGATGGTGTTGAATTGTTGTTGAAAAGGAAATAAAGGAAAAGGGAGAACACGGGAATTAACAGAATAGAAGAAATAGAAGTGAAAAAGGGCAAGTAGAATGGAAGCCTGATGCGAGAGATTgtcggaaaaattttatcaataaatggaCACGGACACATGGACTCGAGTTGTCTGCGACAGATTTCGTATTGACACTGTTGAGAGAGATGCACTTGAAAGATGATACTTTGCTGGGTTATTGAGGATAAAAAATAGAAGAGAAAAAATCGCGATGGCGATGCCGATGGGTAATGGAAAACtgatagtttatttttattgtaagctATTTTTCACTTAGCAAAGTACCGTTAGATTGTATAGAGAGTTTTGCGGTATTTCAGTGAGTTTAATTCTATGTGGACATTTGTTTTAACGTGGGTTCATGCTAAGCCCATTAATCGTCTGGTAAGAAAAGCTGGCTATGCACAAAAACAAAGATTGATGAAGAAGTTCTTTGGAGATGTGGAAATGCAAAGCACGAATTAAGTGAGTTATGAGATTCAGGGTgagaaaattgataaattccgacataataatcattataatataaatgttaatggttaagaaaataatttaaattgctatatttcttaaaaaacatttctcAGTCATAattaatgtcaaattttttagagaaCTAGAGTCTGGTGTCTGGTGCATggattgaatattaaattaacatattACGTTTTTTACAAGAATTATTTTAGCACGAAGAGTTACGGTCATGCaagaatttaatatattatgaGCTATTTTTATGTGTCTTACCTGCTCGTAATTCCGTATAAAGTCACGGAGTTCGCGTTCCTTGTCTTCGAGAGTACTGTAAAGTGCTTTCATCTGATTGAGTAGATCGAACTTCTCAGCTTTGAGCCTTTTGCGATCAGTTTTAAGGGCTTGGATAATCTCTCGAGAGTGTTGCAACTCCATTTCTAGAGCCACAAAACGAGCTTCTTCTTCAATGGCTGCATCTTCACCACCGACCTCGCCTCGTGCTGCACCGCTTAGTAATAAGCGTCGTAATCTCGCAACTTCTGCCACTAGTCGTTCATTCTCTAAACGGAGTCGTCGAGTGCTCGCCAACTCAACTGAAGTACCGGTATGAAGGCCGGAAAATCTTGAAGctgaaatatattaaaaattcaaaataataaatagtattttataagTAACATCATAATGTGATTATTTAATCaggttttttaaatatttactgttgAGTTtggatataataataattctgataaatttttttgagtataATATAAATGATTCAAAGAACTTTTTAATTCGACGTTTGCCGTTGAGTTTAAttgctttatttttatacaccGACGTTAAAAGTTTTTCTcggtgaattttaattaaaataaatatactgaggagtattgaaatattaaaaaaaaattttttttttaa
This genomic interval from Cotesia glomerata isolate CgM1 linkage group LG1, MPM_Cglom_v2.3, whole genome shotgun sequence contains the following:
- the LOC123274652 gene encoding uncharacterized protein LOC123274652 isoform X5, whose amino-acid sequence is MIINKRLISYYNKLDLWSRLFLWFLRHNLLKIVIKSLNRLSKEGEGLANEDGASTHPTLALMRRILSDAQAKLRVMVEENAATGARLDGELERARGECASLRGELRTVRGALVLNNNHTNNGGTSNSSNASGNSTNSPSTSASTTATTTNNLSAPASQDSTESPGHNSQEETSKRLSANSSPVDKRSSASEKSVSPVDKGNGPIDKKHKKDPNSPIDRSKTSPSAERRNGSPSRSPSEKTRRPWTSAVEKTRISGSGGSVDSQSGSASPDRGSRTTSFFQRSGSERSSGERLRITTNRDSIRSNKDSSIEHDKDSCSKDIIDGDVRPDEDNEPPAPAPSSRPTSPASSLASRFSGLHTGTSVELASTRRLRLENERLVAEVARLRRLLLSGAARGEVGGEDAAIEEEARFVALEMELQHSREIIQALKTDRKRLKAEKFDLLNQMKALYSTLEDKERELRDFIRNYEQRMRENEATLGRLQHGSGLPNEERERERERERWSLLRAARDEADRSVSLAASLADKEAALAHAHATIKELQRQLGDRGIGNVCLSDQESLVSFPRGSVNGTATPGACSNSGVGNCVPMLLPHLGSQPPLGMTDLCVGSVTSTGVSGTGQAGDRGSCSADSGVRGSSDRESGGATSVGGNLSDSTTDGTPTITVEGSGLDMDSISVISSIAPSHMYQSATTPKDCSPTLSPLNAFSRAMNTSSMSRSVEQLSSPMDSEPRRCKQSPPVVAPVAHVRSSATRGGPWGSISRVFARSRHRKTINSSVSGSAGNEGPEAFDPYRSWSPLTEEGYAEKLRLLREAATIPMERWRAPTVLAWLEVALGMPQYGPRCAENIKSGKVLLELNDAELEAGLGITHPLHRKKLRLAIEEHRHPSLVRYPCIAQLGHTWVSSEWLPDLGLAQYSESFATNMVDARMLDHVVKKELEKLLGVTRKFHQASIMHGINLLRMLKYDRQALAVRRHQSEQVDEDPLVWTNQRFIRWARNIDLAEYADNLKDSGVHGALVVLEPSFTGDTMATALGIPPAKHMIRRHLTAELEGLVLPARSQLEVVPRNHTGARPMSTMSAGGSLGRGSRPLHLQHHQSSLSALHMAANNNNNNNGTINNNNSLNTIDRRRSSLRLSWRSSQGSLSRALGLRPRSEKVSPSSSSDTGSLVSQCQYMSSIRSNSPPPPQLPPRPNANGGIGSVGGIGLGIGIGIGSGNGKRHRRVKSIGDIEYITNAPVSTPV
- the LOC123274652 gene encoding uncharacterized protein LOC123274652 isoform X3 gives rise to the protein MSAVVDNAVKTTQPQGVFSRAFAKRAQPYEEVIKSLNRLSKEGEGLANEDGASTHPTLALMRRILSDAQAKLRVMVEENAATGARLDGELERARGECASLRGELRTVRGALVLNNNHTNNGGTSNSSNASGNSTNSPSTSASTTATTTNNLSAPASQDSTESPGHNSQEETSKRLSANSSPVDKRSSASEKSVSPVDKGNGPIDKKHKKDPNSPIDRSKTSPSAERRNGSPSRSPSEKTRRPWTSAVEKTRISGSGGSVDSQSGSASPDRGSRTTSFFQRSGSERSSGERLRITTNRDSIRSNKDSSIEHDKDSCSKDIIDGDVRPDEDNEPPAPAPSSRPTSPASSLASRFSGLHTGTSVELASTRRLRLENERLVAEVARLRRLLLSGAARGEVGGEDAAIEEEARFVALEMELQHSREIIQALKTDRKRLKAEKFDLLNQMKALYSTLEDKERELRDFIRNYEQRMRENEATLGRLQHGSGLPNEERERERERERWSLLRAARDEADRSVSLAASLADKEAALAHAHATIKELQRQLGDRGIGNVCLSDQESLVSFPRGSVNGTATPGACSNSGVGNCVPMLLPHLGSQPPLGMTDLCVGSVTSTGVSGTGQAGDRGSCSADSGVRGSSDRESGGATSVGGNLSDSTTDGTPTITVEGSGLDMDSISVISSIAPSHMYQSATTPKDCSPTLSPLNAFSRAMNTSSMSRSVEQLSSPMDSEPRRCKQSPPVVAPVAHVRSSATRGGPWGSISRVFARSRHRKTINSSVSGSAGNEGPEAFDPYRSWSPLTEEGYAEKLRLLREAATIPMERWRAPTVLAWLEVALGMPQYGPRCAENIKSGKVLLELNDAELEAGLGITHPLHRKKLRLAIEEHRHPSLVRYPCIAQLGHTWVSSEWLPDLGLAQYSESFATNMVDARMLDHVVKKELEKLLGVTRKFHQASIMHGINLLRMLKYDRQALAVRRHQSEQVDEDPLVWTNQRFIRWARNIDLAEYADNLKDSGVHGALVVLEPSFTGDTMATALGIPPAKHMIRRHLTAELEGLVLPARSQLEVVPRNHTGARPMSTMSAGGSLGRGSRPLHLQHHQSSLSALHMAANNNNNNNGTINNNNSLNTIDRRRSSLRTCSLLYLKKLSWRSSQGSLSRALGLRPRSEKVSPSSSSDTGSLVSQCQYMSSIRSNSPPPPQLPPRPNANGGIGSVGGIGLGIGIGIGSGNGKRHRRVKSIGDIEYITNAPVSTPV